gtcgcggtcgcgcgtcgcgtcctccgccgccgccgccccctcgggatgcgcctctgcgtcggcggcgctcccCCGCTCTCTCTTGCCCTCTCGTGCGCCGTCtggctccgcgcccgcggagggggaggcctcgcggggggcagacgcgtctgcggctgcgcgcagcgcctcctcggcagcggcgcgcgcgtgttcCCTCGACGcagggaagacgaggaaggcagagTCGACGAAGTTGAGGAACATCTCTGGGCGCAAAGGCACGGCCgcacaggcggcggcgcccgacggcgagccGTCCGCCGAGCGCGCACTGCCGTGGCTGCGCACCGAGAAGGGTGAGTACGCcgaccgcagaggcgaaaacaCGTTGGAGCTGCTGCGACTGAACCGAAGGAGCGAACGCTgcgccgacgacggagaggacggGTGAACAGAAGGGAGCGCAGGAATCGGTGCAGCCCcgcccgcggaaggcgcgagtGCTGGCGcacacgaagaagaagcggctgaagaagaagagacgacagACGAGGAGCGAGCGTATCCAGAGATAGGAGAAGACGCGTCTCGCGagcaagaagacgacgcatttggagcccgcgacgccgacggaggaggacgagatgacggcggcgcgtcgggaGAACTGGCGGTCTTTGGAGGGTTGCTGAGAGGTTCTTGAGACTGCACGCGCACGTTCTCGATCTCcctgtcgccttccgcatCCAGAGACTCTTCAGCccccgctcgcgcctcctcacgcAGGCTGAGGGAAGAGGGAAACAAGGAACTTTTTGGCATTtgtgccgccgcagcctccgcatggtccgcgtcttccgtcaccctcgccgcgcggctggagccgccctgtttcttctgcttaggtgtatatacaccgccgcccgccgagccaaggaagcagaggcgaccACCGGGCGCCCCCACAAGCGGCGTGTGCTTCTTCTCGTTTTCGGTCTTTACGAGTTTCCTGGTggacgcgtgcgcgagagGGAACGTGGTTTCGCTGCGGCCACCGCCACCCTTCGCGGGGAGTTGGTCTttctggcgctcgcggcgattCAGATTCCCCATATCCGCcagcagcttcgccgcgcgagtcgcctggcctctgcgccctccaGAGAGGGTCGCCAGCTGTCCCTCGGCGCCCGAGtgggcagccgccgccgaggaaggcgtgttgccgcgcttcttcgcctcgggGCCTCTGGTCGCCGGCGTGCCGGACTCGGCCTCTTTGGCGGCTGGGGCCTTCGTGGGGGGGCAGGCGCTCCGCGTCCTGCCGTCTCGAGTCGTTGCCGAGCGAAGCGCATGTCGCTTGGCAGCCTGCACCACGCCTCTATCCGGGGCTGGGTGGCTGGCttgcgcctcggcggcctccacggcggcggcgccgctgcgggcgggCACCTGCATGCTTGCGAGGAGGAAACGACACGAGGACGCAGACTGCGTCGGAGAGgcaagcggaggaagcggtGGAAGCGAAAGAAAGCACAGGGGAGAAACGAGGAAAAACGGGGCCCCCGTGAAGGCGCCACGAGATGCCACTGAGCCACAGCCAGCCAGCGTTTCAGGGGTCAGGTGTCGAGCAGACGACCGGGGAGAGAAGGTttgagagagaagagggcagcgacgcggcgtttgagcggcgacgcagacagcaAAAACCCAGAAACAATTCGCGTAACGGGGTCGATGTCCTCGCTCCGTGACTCAGCAGCGGCCTcgaaggcagcgacgggGATGAAAGGAGGGTGTCTCCCGGGGGACGCGAAGAGACTACAGCAGGAACAGAACTGAAGGAGGAAAACCAAAGGGGGAGAAAAAAGGGAAGGCTGATGGGTTTGCGGAGGCCTGGTCTGGCAAGGCCTCCGCAGTCCTGCGCGGCAGCAACCTATCTCCCCGTagggcggaggagcggcTAAGCGACAGGTTGCAAACAAGAAAACAAACCGCTGCCGgagtcgccggcgacggTTTGAGGCCAGTGCATGAGCCCGACAGCGGGGGGGCTAGACACCCCGACGGGCTAGCTACTCTTTTGTTGGGCTTCGAAAAGAGGGGGAAGCCAAGGGATCGTTCACAAGAGACAAGGAGAGACGCAAACTTTTGCGTGATTTGCCTCGGCTACGACTGGCACGCTGAGTGCTCGGTTGTCTACAGGATACCCGCTGCCAAGTCGCGCGATTCACTCCTAGACGGCGCATGGAAACGAATGTTCACGAAGACAGGCGGGAACGTGGCGGACGGCAGTGCACAGAGAGCCGGTCTCGGGGTGGAGAGCAAAGCGCTCCTGAAGGACCTGCTCCGAGGGCCGCAGACAAGCTGGAGGACGGGGGCCTGCGAATCGCAAGAGCAACGGGCGACAGGACCGTCCACCGAGGCTGTCATCTTCTGTcgacagaggaaggcgactgAAAGCGACTAACGCTGTTCTTTTGGTGGAACACAGCGAGGATCcgcggtcgctcgcgccctTGGGGAACCTTGAAGAAGATCGGTCCTCCGCGGTACAGTCTGAGCCGCCGAGACAGCGGACGAAAAACAGGACTTCAGACAAGGAagacgcctgctgcggcaAGCAAGAAGGGGGACTGGAAAGGAACGAAGTGAAGCAGATTGGAAAAACGGACGCGAAAGACGTTAAAAGAAGCGAGCGGGCGTCCTCTCGAAAGGGTTGGGCCTGCCGCCCGTCCCGCGGTTCTACTTGTCGGCAAGACACTGGCAAAGACGCAAACGTGATCGTGTGCGCGTGGCGAGCGACACCcgtcgcgcacgcaggaCCAACGACGCAAAACACCTCAAAGATGGACGCGTACCAGAGCTTACCTTATGGACTGAGGAGCAAATGGCCCCCCATTTTGCCAGAAAAGACATTCATCGCGGGGGAGAAGCGCAAATCATgaaagcgcgaggaggggaaACACCGCTGCTTCTGACTCCCTCCCGCCACAcgcgctgcatgcacgcTAGCTCGTCCACGCGGAGCGGAACGGCGAACGCCGCAAACCAGTCACAAGAATGTTCCGATACTTGCGGCGAAAATACATGCGTAAGGCAGTCTGTCTTTGATTTGTACCCTCTGAGAGCTTCAGCTTGCGTTAGGAGCTTCAACGGCCTCAAACTGTGAGAGCCGCTGCCCTACGCATCGAACGGCGACACCGAAAAACACTTTGAAAACGGGGTCGCATACTCACTGCATGTTTGGTCTGGGCGAACGTTCCAGCCGCCAAAGTTGAGCGCCTTTATAAACTTTCCAATAACGCGAGTTGGTGTTGGAGGCAGCTGTCGTCGTTAATATCAAGGCGAAGGATCGAGTAGCCGTCTGTCAAGTGTTTCCAATGCCACCCGGCCCCGCGCGGATGAAACGAGCATAGCTGTGAACACGCAGCTTTTTTTGGTTCCTTGTTTGAAGTTCACATTTCCACGGCAGTCTTAGAACTCTTTTGGTATTCGCGGCAATGCGGTTCGAGTCAGGCCTCTGGTTATGGATGGCGTTCATGGTTTAGGTCGAACTTCGCCTGGCGGCTATCGCGTGTTTCGTTCTTTAGCGGCCCTGGAGAGTTGAGAGGAGTAGAGCATGTCAGTCTCAGATGAAAAGGCTGCAGCAGTCGTTTTTCCACAGTTCGCGTGCCCGTTAAGCCAGTTGCCTTCCTTTGCGGCAGGGGAGTCAACATTTAGATCTGCCCGTAATGAAAATGGCGTCGCCCGTAGTGTCTGTGTCACACGTCGCACACCCCGCTAGCCGTATCTGGCTCAGGCAGTGCTGCTGTCGGGGGAATGAGTACGGAGTGTTGCTGTAGGGGGAATGAGTACGGAAAACAACTTGACCGTGGTTTACTCGACATTCCTGGCGGCGAACTGCAGAATTCCAGAAAAAGCGAGGTGGCTAGCCCGCCCGTTGCTCTTTTCCTGAACAAGccgacgcctgcggccgcatgTCATTGATTTGCCTCACACCAGGCTCCCACACACCATCTGAGTTCAGTTTTTAATGGCGCAAACTTTGCTGAGCTTGATGGGGCTGTAGTGAGGTTACACGAACGACTGTAAGAGGATTTCCGATATGAACTCTATGCACCACCACTTCATGAActttgctgcagcagcctcggAGTTGTACGAATCCTTTTCTATTCGGCTTCTGGAGAACACCGAAAAACTTAATTAATCTTTGCCGAAATCAGCTACCCTGAATCTACAGGTTTATTTTGTAAACGTACTTTTTGTTTACGACTGCGTCACACCATCAACCCTAATACAGCTAAAAGCGCTGAACTTCAGTATCCTACACGATAAAGATTATTCCAAGTCGAAGTAGCTCATACACTGCTGATGTCACGGATGAGCTTCCTATGATCTTCGCGAGGCTGGTTGAATGCGTCCGTGCGCCTGACTGGAGAATCGCCTAGCTTGGAGCACAGATACGGTGCGGCAGCTTCGGAAGTCTATGGCAATTACAACGCGAAAGACTGACTGAGCGGATTCGCGAGCGGAGCTCGGCTGAGAGCCTGTGAATTGCGATTTGTAGCGTTTGAAGTCTCGGAGTCGGAACGGCTCCAAAAACAGACTGGGGCGAGCAGCTCGACACGTAGTCATGCAAGGAGTGAGGGTGTCCTGCACTCATAAAGAACATGGCTGTATCTCGTAATCGGAGTCATCTTTAGTGTTCTAagaactataatgtctttgtcTATTCACTGCACCGGATACCGCCAGCGCacaggcgcggcctccggctTGGACTTCCCACGCGTCAGCCTCAAAGAAATaagacgccggcggcccaAAATGCCGCTCGACAGGGTGAACATTGGGAAAAATCGGCGCACGGATGCAATGTCAttgccgcgtcctcgctggaGGCTTCTTCAGCGAACACTTCTATCGAGTCCGCCATTAAGAAGGGCGAGGAAATGCAGCGATTCTTCGCAGCGCCTGTCGCCGAGCCGGACTGTGGGCAACCTCAGAGGCCCCTTAAAGAAGAATAAGCTCTTCGTCATTCCAGCCCTCCTCTAGCGCcacctcctcttcgtctcccgcgtctgCTCGGGGGCCGCTCTCCGCCCCAGCGTCACGACGACCGGCGCCTGGTAGCAGAAAAAGCTCTGCGCTTCCCTCCTGcagaggctcgcgcggcggaggctgttGCGACTCGTCCGCGCCAAGCCTAGAGCTCGAGCAGCCGAGATCCTctggctcgccgctgcgactCGACAAGCCGCTGTGCTGCCACGAGGACAGAACTTCCTcagcttcctcgtcttcctgccCCAAGGCCACCTTGCAAGAGAAgagtgcagcggcggccgaaggtggcgcatgcggaggcctcgacgcgagcgcctctggGCGCGTGGCGTCGactcgctgcggctcgcttGAGGAGGCGGAAAACGCGGCGGGGTGGCCCTCGGGGAACTGGCagaaaggcggcggaggagaggaagctgcagacgacgagggggatggggaagacgaggaaggaagGTCAACCAGCAatgcagcgcgaggagtCATCCCTCGCGACGAGCCAGGCAAGGGACGCATCATCGCGCCGCTTGCAAACTCGGCACTCGCTGTAGCGACGCTCAACTGCAAATGGAGTGagtcgctgctgccttccgcttcccctgcaccgccctccgcgtcatCGTCGTCCCACGCGATATCCTGCGCAGCGTGACACACATTACACGACCGAGCGCGAGGACTTCAGCCGCAGTCGCACCAGACACAACTGCATACAGGGGACAAGAAATGCATGAATAAGGCATACACGGGCTGAGGACGACCAGCACGTGGGAAAAACAACACACATGTATATGGATCCCActcggctgcctctgcgcccaTGTACTGGCATGCCCGCTCTCGCAGAAATAGCTGTGCCTGaaaataaataaatatataaaaAAATATACACACAGGGCAAGCCCAGCAATTTCTCGCTTTGTCTTCTTTCCGCGCTTCGTCACAGGGGTCCacctctccgccctcttaCCTCTTCGTCGAGCTCCGTGAGCCGCACCTTCGACTCTTCGCTCctgtcgccgccagccgctgcagcccccGCCATCCAGCGCGCGTCAGACGGTGGGCCACCGGACGGCGCCTCAAAGCCTGAACTTCCCTCTCGGGGATCTCGCTTCTCTACTTCGCAcgcgagaaaagaagacgccggAGAGGACTCCGCGGTCGCTCTGAGGAGAGCGCGTACGCGAAACAAGAATCGCCGCCAGAAGAGCGCATCGCTGACTGCGTCGGGAActgcagacagagaagacaagTGGTGAACGGAGGAAGCTATCGCCGGAAAGCAAAGGActcgctctcgcagcgccgcctcacaAAAGAATCGAAACCTCAGAGAAGTATCTGTTGTCTCTGAAGGGTTCTCGCTGCCAACGAAATACGTCGCGGGTTTCGCCTGCATGTACGCGCTTTCACGGTAtccctgcgccgcgacgacaCCATAGTCTTGTTATCGTTTTTGTTGTCGGCGATGACGAAAACTAGACGGCATTCACACACCCAGACGCCTTGCACGCTCCATGCGGAACCCAACGAGCGCTGACTGATCTTTTTAAAATcccccgcggccgcaaaAGGCGCCAAACAAACTCGGGAGCCCTCTGCAAGCGTCTGCAGGTAATCTTCGAACGCTTCTCTTTACACTCaccgagctgccgccgcatcTCCATCACGGCCGGGTCATGGAAGAAGTCGAGGAGGTCATCGTACGCCTCGACGCTGAAGTTTTCGAactcgcgcgccagcgcatccgcgtcgtctcggtTGGCTGACGACGGCGAAAGCGCGTGCTCAAGGAGAGAAAAATCCTCTGGAACGTCGCTGCTGAGCTCCAAGCGGGCGCGTGTCTCCCCCGCTGGCGCCAGCGACTCGCACACATCTTCGAGAAACGTGGCGCGGGAGCGAACGAGGGCGGCGTACTGCCGCTGGAGCTCCCGCGAGCCTCTGCAGAGCAGACAGCAACAGcacgaggcgaggccgcatgCGTCGACGGAAGGATGTCGGAAAACCAAGAAAGCCGGGACGTTAGAAGAACCAACAGAGACAGTTTAGTGTTTACGATTCtcgggcgagagagagagaagacccCGAAAGCGTCTCGCATCGGGGGAGGTCCTGGCGACGATGAGGGTAGTGATGAGCAGGACGCACATGTTGTGCGGATCTCTCTAAGAACGCTACATACACAGCTTGGCATCCGATCGAGATTTTTTCGCGCCCTACCGTGCAATGCTGGAAGGCAATCGCTCCCGTACGTTCTGAGTTGtcgcctgtcgcgcgtcgctccttctccctcctgctTCCTGGATCCAAGTTGCGAGGcttcctccagcagcgcctcgcagcgcacGCCTCTCTGtgggcctctgcggcagccgccccggctcgctgtctctcgggtctgagagcgccgcgctcccgCTCCAGCCGGTGCTCTTgacggcgtcgctcgccgaaGATAccagagaagaggcagaggaaaagagcgaagagaagccTGAGGAGACCGATTTCatggctgcggccgcagttcgggcggctgcgagggttccgtcgtcgcgggcgagCCGACTCCACACGTCTGAGTCGTCCGCGAAGGGGCGAGACCGCAGCGGTTGCAtcggcgagctcgcggcggtcagcgccgagggcgacaagcgagacgcagcggaggacgcggagtaCATGACGGggagcgtctgcgcgtgtcgaagcggagacggcgcctgcACGTCTTCAACAGCCGACGTGGAGGAGGTGAGCGACGAGGGGAACAGGAAGGCCAGCTGCGAGACACTctgcgaagaggccgccgcggcgcctgcagacgaagcgggcgccgcgaggcgaaccTCTCCAGGGGgcgtcgacgccggcggtggcgacggcggcgtaGACggcacgcgagaggagaacgaCGAAGCCGACcctggcgacgcagacgacgccggcggcgacgcgccgtgTGCAAACACCGTCTGGTGTTTCTCGATCCAACGCTGCGAATCCCGCGCTAGCGTCCCGTAGAGCTCCTTCAGGTCTTCCGAGACATCCTGAGCGCAGTCGCCCTACACACTCACCGCTTTCGGGTATCCGGTCATACTGCGACGATGAGACTTAGGGTTTCATGCTTCCTGATCTACACGCAAATCCTGAATTCTACGAGTCTATGCATTCTGGTGACAGTGCACTTAATCTACACCTACTCTGATTCTTCTGAACGCGTGtgcgccacgcgcagctgccgcctaGCAGAGGAACTTCGCGGGATAATACACGGGGACACACAGGTGCGACGCGGGAGTAGGCATCCAGCCACAGTCAGTTGCGCGGATGTAAACGACTGCCTGGAATCAAAAGGCTGCTTGAAACTTCGAAGACCCCTTCTCCCGCCTATGCAAAATACGCGTGACGCAGATCTACTAATTTATACATGTGCAGTCGGTCTATACGCATAGACacgtgtatacatatatatagcaAGGCTTTTGTCGCGATCGCATGAGAAATCTCCACAGGAGACTAtcagcagctcgcgcgtgGAGCCGCTCTTCTTTGCGGCTCGTGGataccccccccccgcctaCCACTTCCGCCTTGAGTTCTTCGACGAGGCCTCCAGCGGCCTCGGTCAGCCAGTGACTCCAGGAggtcgcggctcgcgccgcagccgagacGCTGGTTgtggcggctcgcgccgcgaccgcggtcggagcGTTGGCGCTGGGCTCCACCGCCTCCGGCGGAGTCTCCgcctgtgtctcctcgcgccagAAACCCCTCATGCCTGTCCACTGGGAGACCCGGTTCAGAAGGCCTGCGGGCTCCGCGGACAAAGGGGAGCTGTCAGCCGCCTGCAACACAGCATGTGCAGCTGGCGACTCGCTCCGAGCTCCTAAAGCGGACGCACGAACGGGCGAGACGggagcggccgcggaagctgccgaaggagacggcgcggcgcaggttTGCAGCgctgctgaggaggcgcagggtggagccgccgaggcacgtggcgccgccggcgactgcgaagagagcggagagggcgaagaggcggacgcagaaaaacgcagCTTGGTCGCATCTGCTTCAGGCGTCTGGGGCACAGGATCGGGTCCTCCCCCACCCCCGGGCGAGCGGtcgacgcggagagccgcggcgtTCAGAGACTCGCGGGCAGCCACCGTCgcctcgacggcgagcagagcCGCTGAGCtcatcgccgccgcggcaagcTGCatggcgccctcgccgccgacatgcgggagagaaggagactgCGAAAGAGAAGCGGGAAAatgaggcgaaggagacgccgcgagagctGTAGGGGAGGCAGATGCGGCTCCCCCTGGGCGAGATGCCGGAGGAAAAAGCGTCTCACGCCGTGGAGACCGAAGTTGTTGGGAATCCACAGCACTCTGCTCCTCCCTGTTTGCCGCGGCCAGGCTCACTGCCGGCTCttcgcgcagaggagcggctgccgccatccgatgaaaaaaagaaggcagaggcgacgaggtgGAGACCGGCGAGCGCCTGAATCTACATTCGAACAGTTCGAGGAACCCTGCACGTAGCGACTCCGCAGTTTAAGTAGCCTGCTATCCTCGTGAGGATATGATGGATGGTAATTGTCTCCCCACGGACGGAAAAGGAAggcctcgcgtctcgcgggTCTTGGCAGCACCGATGCAGCAGGAGCGAGATGGTGCGCTGCCGCGTAGCTGCGCGAGTCTTGCAGGCACCCCAACTCTGCAGACGCCAAGTTTTTCTCGagggaaggccgcgccgctaGTGAACGGGGCCTTCTCTCCTGAGGTCACTCGCGGCCGCCATCCAACAAACACCTGTGGAGGACTCCATTCTCAGCCACGCAGGACACAGCAAAAGTGCCTCGTCGTTGCCCCGAGTGCCTTTGTTCCGTCTGAGGCGCGCGTAGAAGGAAATCGCTTTTTGGGAATTCGCTTTGAGCTCCGCGAAGTTTCAGAAGCGCTCCCCAGTCTCGTGAGCCACGCTGGCGACTCAGTCGTCCACCGCGCG
Above is a window of Besnoitia besnoiti strain Bb-Ger1 chromosome Unknown contig00007, whole genome shotgun sequence DNA encoding:
- a CDS encoding uncharacterized protein (encoded by transcript BESB_075190) gives rise to the protein MQVPARSGAAAVEAAEAQASHPAPDRGVVQAAKRHALRSATTRDGRTRSACPPTKAPAAKEAESGTPATRGPEAKKRGNTPSSAAAAHSGAEGQLATLSGGRRGQATRAAKLLADMGNLNRRERQKDQLPAKGGGGRSETTFPLAHASTRKLVKTENEKKHTPLVGAPGGRLCFLGSAGGGVYTPKQKKQGGSSRAARVTEDADHAEAAAAQMPKSSLFPSSLSLREEARAGAEESLDAEGDREIENVRVQSQEPLSNPPKTASSPDAPPSSRPPPSASRAPNASSSCSRDASSPISGYARSSSVVSSSSAASSSCAPALAPSAGGAAPIPALPSVHPSSPSSAQRSLLRFSRSSSNVFSPLRSAYSPFSVRSHGSARSADGSPSGAAACAAVPLRPEMFLNFVDSAFLVFPASREHARAAAEEALRAAADASAPREASPSAGAEPDGAREGKRERGSAADAEAHPEGAAAAEDATRDRDSCAKRRRVLGTSGRKKGEARLPVASEGGGGGSRAEAASARESAEGGRHEEEEATAHGGAASPQEEGLSSSGAPRSAPSAPSLAPASPEGGEDCFARGEADRAEPRSTSASSRPSSSACLPVSAASPEQRRARVPFSSALSSCVVAGAWPGEDLPLSPASVSSSSSSASSPATSPLPSLLRARRRRLRALAGAEAKLSLADFLREEGNRLLESVKQRELMHTLRSTALELPHPNRHGVSLIYGPRVPGDDGFDYRQGLDTHGETRRNASFCPIPETIMRLAPGALIFLTSKICMPCVLRFRERIRNLAHHSPDGMLSVQQLVLDLDINMSRGWVHYAKVILAGKVSTFLPAACVCNCVFVRWRLPVCCVAEPTPTLSFFSVALARRPPAARRHPHPRREIPDAAAFAALGGASSSSGDFLKSHAEAAQARDQGLSPAFR
- a CDS encoding uncharacterized protein (encoded by transcript BESB_075200); the encoded protein is MAAAAPLREEPAVSLAAANREEQSAVDSQQLRSPRRETLFPPASRPGGAASASPTALAASPSPHFPASLSQSPSLPHVGGEGAMQLAAAAMSSAALLAVEATVAARESLNAAALRVDRSPGGGGGPDPVPQTPEADATKLRFSASASSPSPLSSQSPAAPRASAAPPCASSAALQTCAAPSPSAASAAAPVSPVRASALGARSESPAAHAVLQAADSSPLSAEPAGLLNRVSQWTGMRGFWREETQAETPPEAVEPSANAPTAVAARAATTSVSAAARAATSWSHWLTEAAGGLVEELKAEVDVSEDLKELYGTLARDSQRWIEKHQTVFAHGASPPASSASPGSASSFSSRVPSTPPSPPPASTPPGEVRLAAPASSAGAAAASSQSVSQLAFLFPSSLTSSTSAVEDVQAPSPLRHAQTLPVMYSASSAASRLSPSALTAASSPMQPLRSRPFADDSDVWSRLARDDGTLAAARTAAAAMKSVSSGFSSLFSSASSLVSSASDAVKSTGWSGSAALSDPRDSEPGRLPQRPTERRALRGAAGGSLATWIQEAGGRRSDARQATTQNVRERLPSSIARGSRELQRQYAALVRSRATFLEDVCESLAPAGETRARLELSSDVPEDFSLLEHALSPSSANRDDADALAREFENFSVEAYDDLLDFFHDPAVMEMRRQLVPDAVSDALFWRRFLFRVRALLRATAESSPASSFLACEVEKRDPREGSSGFEAPSGGPPSDARWMAGAAAAGGDRSEESKVRLTELDEEDIAWDDDDAEGGAGEAEGSSDSLHLQLSVATASAEFASGAMMRPLPGSSRGMTPRAALLVDLPSSSSPSPSSSAASSPPPPFCQFPEGHPAAFSASSSEPQRVDATRPEALASRPPHAPPSAAAALFSCKVALGQEDEEAEEVLSSWQHSGLSSRSGEPEDLGCSSSRLGADESQQPPPREPLQEGSAELFLLPGAGRRDAGAESGPRADAGDEEEVALEEGWNDEELILL